Within Bacteroidota bacterium, the genomic segment CTTCCTGTCTTCCATTCCGGGAAAGACACTGACGCCGATTTTTGAATTATCAGCCGATAAACTGATTCATCTGGCCGAGTATTGGGGGCTGGGATTCCTGCTCCTCAGATGGTGGTCGGGAACCACGCTGGGTCAGAAGCGGATCCGGTTGTATCTGGTTGTGTTGCTCTTCGGCATGTTCTTCGCTTTCGTGGATGAAACCTGGCAGGGATTCATTCCGGGCCGAAGCAAAGATCCGCTGGACTTTCTGGCCGATACCACCGGTATTATCATTTCCATACTTATTTTTCATT encodes:
- a CDS encoding VanZ family protein; the encoded protein is MNSPGFLKGSAIGYMCLIFFLSSIPGKTLTPIFELSADKLIHLAEYWGLGFLLLRWWSGTTLGQKRIRLYLVVLLFGMFFAFVDETWQGFIPGRSKDPLDFLADTTGIIISILIFHFASHFGSLQKWIRPNQSSATS